From Streptomyces sp. NBC_00370, a single genomic window includes:
- a CDS encoding LacI family DNA-binding transcriptional regulator has product MRVTIADVAREAGVSKTTVSRVVNTKGEVGGPTAARVRAVIAQLGYVPSSGAVGLARGSSRTIGMLVPSLTWPWIGEVLQGVVDTVEAAGYGLLLFTCNRGAESVDRFTSQVSARAFDGLLVVEPDNTLDTIAAMHRKGLPVVLIDDRGQHPDFPSVVTTNYEGGASAARHLRATGRTRPLVVTGPTHFPCVRDRLRGFHEILPGHQVAVGDFTELSGRLAVEKLLAEGAEFDSVFAHNDVSASGALRALRAAGRTVPGDIAVVGFDDIAMAQHTDPPLTTVRQPVHRMGETAARMLLAHLGGARAPEEPVVLATELVVRQSAP; this is encoded by the coding sequence ATGCGCGTCACGATCGCCGATGTCGCCCGCGAGGCCGGCGTCAGCAAGACCACCGTCTCCCGGGTCGTCAACACCAAGGGCGAGGTGGGCGGTCCGACCGCCGCCCGGGTCCGCGCCGTGATCGCGCAGCTCGGCTATGTGCCCAGCTCAGGTGCTGTCGGACTGGCACGGGGGAGCAGCCGGACGATCGGCATGCTGGTCCCTTCGCTGACCTGGCCGTGGATCGGCGAAGTGCTCCAGGGCGTGGTCGACACCGTCGAGGCCGCCGGCTACGGCCTGCTGCTGTTCACCTGCAACCGCGGCGCCGAGTCCGTCGACCGCTTCACCAGCCAGGTGTCGGCCCGCGCCTTCGACGGCCTTCTAGTAGTCGAACCCGACAACACCCTCGACACCATCGCCGCGATGCACCGCAAGGGACTGCCGGTCGTCCTGATCGACGACCGCGGCCAGCACCCGGACTTCCCCTCCGTGGTGACCACCAACTACGAGGGCGGCGCGTCGGCCGCGCGCCATCTGCGCGCGACCGGGCGCACCAGGCCGCTGGTCGTCACGGGCCCCACGCACTTCCCCTGCGTACGGGACCGGCTCCGCGGCTTCCACGAGATCCTGCCGGGGCACCAGGTGGCCGTGGGGGACTTCACCGAGCTGTCGGGACGGCTCGCCGTGGAGAAACTCCTCGCGGAGGGCGCCGAGTTCGACTCCGTCTTCGCGCACAACGACGTCAGCGCCTCCGGCGCGCTGCGCGCCCTGCGGGCCGCCGGACGCACCGTCCCCGGCGACATCGCCGTGGTCGGCTTCGACGACATCGCGATGGCCCAGCACACCGATCCGCCGCTCACCACGGTCCGCCAGCCGGTCCACCGGATGGGTGAGACGGCCGCGCGGATGCTGCTCGCCCATCTGGGCGGGGCGCGGGCACCGGAGGAGCCTGTCGTCCTGGCCACCGAACTCGTCGTACGCCAGTCGGCCCCTTGA
- a CDS encoding ricin-type beta-trefoil lectin domain protein, which translates to MTRSSRATGRTGTRGRLVRLLLTGALATAGLTGLTAGNAQAAGEPVNIWLTTTDDAGGRHVTRGLQQQTPVNFQSGSGGSGTNITVDENTKYQQFSGGGASFTDTAAWLMNSSGALSQATRDDTMRKLFSPTDGIGLSFLRNPMGASDLARNSYSYDDLPAGQTDPTLAKFSIAHDQADVLPLTKQAKQLNPSAKVMAVPWSAPPWMKDNDAFSQGWLESQYYGAYAQYFVKYIQAYQAAGVPIDYISAQNEPTCCGGYPSMQWNGSGLAYFTKTNLLPALHSANLNTKVLALDWNPDSYAGYAAPTVDDAAIRTDPNFGGIAYHGYTGGIDIQTTIHNQYPDVPAFDTEHSGGTWIGNQQQEDMNNLFDYTRNWGQSFVKWSLAVDQNMGPHNGGCGTCTGLITVNNGGSRSGQVDYTVEYYTMGHLTKFVKTGARRIASTDTSAVRNVAWQNPDGSKALIAYNNNAGAQQIRVNWGGQNFSYSLPGKTSATFTWAGTQSGSTPAQTGTITGLGGKCLDVAGGQSANGTAVQIYGCNGSAAQQWSVKTDGSVQSLGKCLDVNAASTANGAKVQLYDCNGSAAQQWRLESAGDLVNAGANKCLDVTGNTSADGAKTQLWTCTGAANQKWQLR; encoded by the coding sequence ATGACCAGATCGTCGAGAGCGACAGGACGAACGGGCACCCGAGGGCGGCTGGTGAGACTCCTGCTGACCGGGGCGCTCGCCACGGCCGGCCTCACCGGGCTGACGGCAGGCAACGCGCAGGCCGCGGGCGAGCCGGTGAACATCTGGCTGACGACCACCGACGACGCGGGCGGACGCCATGTCACCCGCGGTCTCCAGCAGCAGACGCCCGTCAACTTCCAGTCGGGCAGCGGCGGCAGCGGTACCAACATCACCGTCGACGAGAACACCAAGTACCAGCAGTTCTCCGGCGGCGGCGCCTCGTTCACCGACACCGCCGCCTGGCTGATGAACAGCAGTGGGGCGCTCTCCCAGGCGACCCGCGACGACACGATGCGCAAGCTGTTCTCGCCGACCGACGGCATCGGACTGAGCTTCCTGCGCAACCCGATGGGCGCGTCCGACCTGGCGCGCAACAGCTACAGCTACGACGACCTGCCGGCCGGGCAGACCGACCCGACCCTGGCGAAGTTCTCCATCGCGCACGACCAGGCCGACGTGCTGCCGCTCACCAAGCAGGCGAAGCAACTCAACCCGAGCGCCAAGGTGATGGCGGTGCCGTGGAGCGCGCCGCCGTGGATGAAGGACAACGACGCCTTCAGCCAGGGCTGGCTGGAGTCGCAGTACTACGGCGCCTACGCGCAGTACTTCGTGAAGTACATCCAGGCCTACCAGGCGGCCGGTGTGCCGATCGACTACATCTCGGCCCAGAACGAGCCCACCTGCTGCGGCGGTTACCCGTCGATGCAGTGGAACGGCTCGGGTCTCGCGTACTTCACCAAGACCAATCTGCTGCCGGCGCTGCACAGCGCGAATCTGAACACCAAGGTCCTGGCGCTGGACTGGAACCCGGACTCGTACGCCGGTTACGCGGCGCCCACGGTGGACGACGCGGCGATCCGCACCGACCCCAACTTCGGCGGGATCGCCTACCACGGCTACACCGGCGGCATCGACATCCAGACGACGATCCACAACCAGTACCCCGACGTGCCCGCGTTCGACACGGAGCACTCCGGCGGTACGTGGATCGGCAACCAGCAGCAGGAGGACATGAACAACCTGTTCGACTACACCCGCAACTGGGGTCAGAGCTTCGTCAAGTGGAGCCTGGCGGTCGACCAGAACATGGGCCCGCACAACGGCGGTTGCGGCACCTGCACCGGGCTGATCACCGTGAACAACGGGGGCAGCAGGAGCGGCCAGGTCGACTACACCGTCGAGTACTACACCATGGGTCATCTGACCAAGTTCGTGAAGACCGGCGCCCGCCGGATCGCCTCCACGGACACCTCGGCCGTTCGTAACGTCGCCTGGCAGAACCCGGACGGCTCCAAGGCGCTCATCGCGTACAACAACAACGCGGGCGCGCAGCAGATCCGGGTCAACTGGGGCGGGCAGAACTTCTCGTACTCGCTGCCCGGCAAGACGTCGGCGACCTTCACCTGGGCGGGTACGCAGAGCGGCAGCACCCCGGCGCAGACCGGCACGATCACCGGTCTCGGCGGCAAGTGCCTCGACGTGGCGGGCGGTCAGAGCGCCAACGGGACCGCCGTGCAGATCTACGGCTGCAACGGCTCGGCCGCGCAGCAGTGGTCGGTGAAGACCGACGGCTCCGTGCAGTCGCTCGGCAAGTGCCTCGACGTGAACGCCGCCTCGACGGCCAACGGCGCCAAGGTCCAGCTGTACGACTGCAACGGGTCGGCGGCGCAGCAGTGGAGACTTGAGTCCGCGGGCGATCTCGTCAACGCGGGCGCGAACAAGTGCCTCGACGTCACGGGCAACACGTCGGCCGACGGCGCCAAGACCCAGCTGTGGACGTGCACCGGAGCCGCCAACCAGAAGTGGCAGCTCCGGTAG
- a CDS encoding glycoside hydrolase family 3 protein encodes MLRKRVRPGRTAALVAAAVIAGLLPLAGAGTSAAAGAAAAADPAPVAVDNYEGEVPFASPPADGLFTWGGDADDPPTLKFAERADAPQGAKALEGSYDISGYGGFSHDFAYDRPAQDWSAHGGVRFWWYGQNPVELPQGQGKKISFELKDGGANGEASELWTTSFTDDWAGWHQVEIPFSAFRYRTDYQPVGGIDHVLGLTEMWGYAFTLPVGGPGTFAVDGMELYGKPDATLNASVSTDAAVYPVAEGGTADVKISLATTGAVPATEPVTVDYTTEGGTAEAGKDYTPVSGTVTFPAGAASGSSQTVRVATVKDKTAESAETVPLKLTVTGAKAPLEQPQVVIDAHGLPYLDAKLPVKKRVADLVSRLSLAEKAGQMTQAERNALTSQGDIAAYDLGSLLSGGGSVPTPNTPEAWAKMVDGYQLRAQATRFQIPLIYGVDAVHGHNNVVGATLMPHNIGLGATRDPALAEKTGAVTASEVRATGIPWDFAPCLCVGRDERWGRTYETFGEDPALVSSMETVVNGMQGDPSGKDLDRDDKVLATAKHFVGDGGTSYGSSTSGTYTLDQGVTTVTPQELQDIHLAPFKDAVKRGVGTVMPSYSSLDITGDGKGAVKMHARGDMINGELKDKLGFDGFVISDYAAIDQIPGDYPSDVRTSVNAGLDMIMVPTAYKDFTATLQDEVTAGRIPVSRIDDAVSRILTQKFKLGLFEKPYSDTSNISKIGSPEHRAVARQAAAESQVLLKNDGKVLPLKPSQKVYVAGSNADDIGNQMGGWSVTWQGASGNTTTGGTTILQGMKKAAPGTDISYSKDASAPTSGYDVGVVVVGEQPYAEGVGDVGNGHTLALSAADRKAVDTVCAAMKCAVLVVAGRPQLIGDQLGEIDALVASFLPGTEGDGVADVLYGKRAFTGQLPLTWPKSEAQLPINVGDASYDPQFPYGWGLTTLKSPPAGGQLTLGAIGIAAQVLERLGQGSSAQGKALVGQARLLVQQKIGSHLTQASAKPFADADHLLLTGDLTGAVAKLTAAYRAA; translated from the coding sequence ATGCTACGCAAACGTGTCAGACCCGGCAGAACGGCGGCGCTGGTCGCAGCGGCCGTCATCGCCGGGCTGCTGCCGCTCGCCGGCGCGGGGACGAGCGCCGCCGCCGGTGCGGCGGCGGCAGCCGACCCGGCGCCGGTGGCCGTCGACAACTACGAGGGCGAGGTGCCCTTCGCTTCGCCGCCCGCCGACGGCCTGTTCACCTGGGGCGGCGACGCCGACGACCCGCCCACCCTGAAGTTCGCCGAGCGCGCCGACGCGCCGCAGGGCGCCAAGGCGCTCGAAGGCAGCTACGACATCAGCGGATACGGCGGCTTCAGCCACGACTTCGCGTACGACCGGCCAGCCCAGGACTGGTCGGCGCACGGCGGCGTCCGCTTCTGGTGGTACGGCCAGAATCCGGTGGAACTGCCGCAGGGCCAGGGCAAGAAGATCAGCTTCGAGCTCAAGGACGGCGGCGCCAACGGCGAGGCGTCCGAGCTGTGGACGACGTCCTTCACCGACGACTGGGCCGGCTGGCACCAGGTGGAGATCCCCTTCTCCGCCTTCCGGTACCGCACCGACTACCAGCCGGTCGGCGGCATCGACCATGTGCTCGGACTGACCGAGATGTGGGGGTACGCCTTCACCCTGCCCGTCGGCGGTCCTGGCACGTTCGCCGTCGACGGCATGGAGCTGTACGGCAAGCCCGACGCGACCCTGAACGCGTCCGTCTCCACCGACGCGGCGGTCTACCCGGTCGCCGAGGGCGGCACGGCCGACGTGAAGATCTCCCTCGCGACGACCGGCGCCGTGCCGGCCACCGAGCCCGTCACCGTCGACTACACCACCGAGGGCGGCACCGCCGAGGCGGGCAAGGACTACACCCCGGTCTCCGGCACCGTCACCTTCCCGGCCGGCGCGGCCTCGGGCAGCTCGCAGACCGTGCGGGTCGCGACGGTCAAGGACAAGACGGCCGAGAGCGCCGAGACCGTACCGCTCAAGCTCACCGTCACCGGCGCCAAGGCGCCGCTCGAACAGCCGCAGGTCGTCATCGACGCCCACGGGCTGCCGTACCTCGACGCGAAGCTGCCCGTGAAGAAGCGCGTCGCCGACCTCGTGTCGCGGCTCTCGCTCGCCGAGAAGGCCGGTCAGATGACCCAGGCCGAGCGCAACGCGCTCACCTCGCAGGGCGACATCGCCGCCTACGACCTCGGCTCGCTGCTCTCCGGCGGCGGTTCGGTCCCGACGCCCAACACCCCTGAGGCGTGGGCCAAGATGGTCGACGGCTACCAGCTGCGCGCCCAGGCCACCCGCTTCCAGATCCCGCTGATCTACGGCGTGGACGCGGTGCACGGCCACAACAACGTGGTCGGCGCGACCCTGATGCCGCACAACATCGGCCTGGGAGCGACCCGCGACCCGGCGCTGGCCGAGAAGACCGGCGCCGTGACGGCGAGCGAGGTGCGCGCCACCGGCATCCCGTGGGACTTCGCGCCGTGCCTGTGCGTGGGACGCGACGAACGCTGGGGCCGTACGTACGAGACGTTCGGCGAGGACCCGGCGCTCGTCTCCTCCATGGAGACCGTCGTCAACGGCATGCAGGGCGACCCTTCGGGCAAGGACCTCGACCGCGACGACAAGGTGCTGGCCACGGCCAAGCACTTCGTCGGTGACGGCGGCACCTCCTACGGCTCGTCCACCAGCGGTACGTACACGCTCGACCAGGGCGTCACGACCGTCACGCCCCAAGAGCTCCAGGACATCCACCTGGCGCCGTTCAAGGACGCCGTCAAGCGCGGTGTCGGAACGGTGATGCCGTCGTACTCCTCGCTGGACATCACCGGCGACGGCAAGGGCGCGGTCAAGATGCACGCCCGCGGCGACATGATCAACGGTGAGCTGAAGGACAAGCTGGGCTTCGACGGCTTCGTCATCAGCGACTACGCGGCCATCGACCAGATCCCCGGTGACTACCCGAGCGACGTCCGTACGTCGGTCAACGCGGGCCTCGACATGATCATGGTGCCGACGGCGTACAAGGACTTCACCGCGACCCTCCAGGACGAGGTGACGGCGGGCCGGATCCCGGTCTCCCGGATCGACGACGCCGTCTCGCGCATCCTGACGCAGAAGTTCAAGCTCGGTCTCTTCGAGAAGCCCTACTCGGACACCTCGAACATCTCCAAGATCGGCTCGCCGGAACACCGCGCGGTGGCCCGCCAGGCCGCGGCCGAGTCGCAGGTGCTGCTGAAGAACGACGGCAAGGTCCTGCCGCTGAAGCCTTCGCAGAAGGTGTACGTGGCCGGCTCCAACGCCGACGACATCGGCAACCAGATGGGCGGCTGGTCCGTCACCTGGCAGGGCGCGTCGGGCAACACCACCACCGGCGGCACGACCATCCTCCAGGGCATGAAGAAGGCGGCGCCCGGCACCGACATCAGCTACTCGAAGGACGCTTCGGCGCCGACGAGCGGCTACGACGTGGGTGTGGTCGTCGTCGGTGAGCAGCCGTACGCGGAAGGCGTCGGGGACGTCGGCAACGGGCACACGCTCGCGCTGTCGGCCGCCGACAGGAAGGCCGTCGACACGGTGTGCGCCGCGATGAAGTGCGCCGTGCTCGTGGTGGCCGGCCGGCCGCAGCTCATCGGTGACCAGCTCGGCGAGATCGACGCGCTGGTCGCCTCGTTCCTGCCGGGCACGGAGGGCGACGGCGTCGCCGACGTCCTCTACGGCAAGCGGGCCTTCACCGGCCAACTGCCGCTCACCTGGCCGAAGTCGGAGGCGCAGCTGCCGATCAACGTCGGCGACGCCTCGTACGACCCGCAGTTCCCGTACGGCTGGGGTCTGACGACGCTCAAGTCGCCTCCGGCGGGAGGGCAGTTGACGCTCGGCGCGATCGGCATCGCGGCGCAGGTGCTGGAGCGGCTGGGCCAGGGCTCGTCGGCCCAGGGCAAGGCGCTCGTCGGCCAGGCCCGGCTGCTGGTGCAGCAGAAGATCGGCTCGCACCTCACCCAGGCGTCGGCCAAGCCGTTCGCCGACGCGGACCATCTGCTGCTGACCGGTGATCTGACCGGCGCCGTCGCCAAGCTGACGGCGGCCTACCGGGCCGCCTGA
- a CDS encoding YceI family protein, with amino-acid sequence MTIFSRKNDEAQTTGDTATTSAVDPALAALSGEYVIDPAHTSIGFTVRHAMVTNVRGAFQEHEGTLTLDGEHPENSTAAIDVSMASIDTGAPDRDGHLRSADFFDAEQFPKMTFRSTSAEERGGDSYRISGDLTIKDVTKPLTIDLEFNGSATDPFGNQRVGFEGTAEMLRSDWGLTYNAALETGGVLVGDKLKLTFDISAIKKAPEAA; translated from the coding sequence ATGACCATCTTCAGCCGCAAGAACGACGAGGCGCAGACCACCGGCGACACCGCCACCACTTCGGCCGTGGACCCGGCGCTCGCCGCGCTCTCCGGCGAATACGTCATCGACCCCGCGCACACCAGCATCGGCTTCACCGTGCGGCACGCGATGGTCACCAACGTCCGCGGCGCGTTCCAGGAGCACGAGGGCACCCTCACCCTGGACGGCGAGCACCCGGAGAACTCCACGGCCGCCATCGACGTCTCCATGGCCAGCATCGACACCGGCGCCCCGGACCGTGACGGTCACCTGCGCAGCGCCGACTTCTTCGACGCCGAGCAGTTCCCGAAGATGACCTTCCGCTCGACCTCGGCCGAGGAGCGCGGCGGTGACTCGTACCGCATCTCCGGTGACCTGACCATCAAGGACGTCACCAAGCCGCTCACCATCGACCTGGAGTTCAACGGCTCGGCCACCGACCCGTTCGGCAACCAGCGCGTCGGCTTCGAGGGCACCGCCGAGATGCTGCGCTCCGACTGGGGCCTGACCTACAACGCCGCCCTGGAGACCGGTGGCGTGCTGGTCGGTGACAAGCTCAAGCTCACCTTCGACATCTCCGCGATCAAGAAGGCCCCCGAGGCCGCCTGA